From Salipiger profundus, a single genomic window includes:
- a CDS encoding ABC transporter permease: MTEIVDILISASFWAAILRIASPLIFATMGELICERAGVLNLGIEGIMVVGAFAGWMAVYAGGGLWLGVAVAMLAGMAFGALHALLTVPFGLSQHVVGLGITLLATSSAYYAYRLALPEVTNPPRIEPFQPLHIPGLSDLPWLGDALFSQTALTWAAFACVALVAFVLYRTPLGLALRAAGENPQAVEAQGLSVAAIRMGAVIVGSGLMAVGGAFLTMSAFSSFFFEMVNGRGWICIALVVFGAWKPGKALLGALLFAGFDALQIRLQQTGLGQVIPYQVFLMIPYVLSILALFLMSRRAEVPAALMTPFNRGDR, encoded by the coding sequence GGGCCGCGATCCTGCGCATCGCCTCGCCGCTGATCTTCGCCACCATGGGCGAGCTGATCTGCGAGCGCGCCGGCGTGCTGAACCTCGGGATCGAGGGCATCATGGTCGTTGGCGCCTTCGCCGGCTGGATGGCGGTCTACGCCGGCGGCGGGTTGTGGCTCGGGGTGGCGGTGGCGATGCTGGCGGGCATGGCCTTCGGCGCGCTGCACGCGCTGCTGACGGTGCCCTTCGGCCTGTCGCAGCACGTGGTGGGGCTGGGGATCACCCTTCTGGCCACGTCCTCAGCCTATTATGCCTATCGCCTCGCGCTCCCGGAGGTCACCAACCCGCCCCGCATCGAGCCCTTCCAGCCGCTGCACATCCCCGGCCTGTCCGATCTGCCGTGGCTCGGCGACGCGCTGTTCTCGCAGACGGCCCTCACATGGGCGGCCTTCGCCTGCGTCGCGCTGGTGGCCTTCGTGCTCTACCGCACCCCGCTGGGGCTGGCGCTGCGCGCCGCGGGCGAGAACCCGCAGGCGGTCGAGGCGCAGGGGCTTTCGGTCGCGGCGATCCGCATGGGCGCGGTGATCGTCGGCTCCGGGCTGATGGCTGTGGGCGGCGCGTTCCTCACCATGTCGGCCTTCTCGAGCTTCTTCTTCGAGATGGTCAACGGGCGGGGCTGGATCTGCATCGCGCTGGTCGTCTTCGGCGCGTGGAAGCCCGGCAAGGCGCTGCTCGGCGCGCTGCTCTTCGCGGGCTTCGACGCGCTGCAGATCCGCCTGCAGCAGACCGGCCTCGGGCAGGTGATCCCCTACCAGGTGTTCCTGATGATCCCCTATGTCCTGTCGATCCTCGCCCTTTTCCTGATGTCGCGCCGGGCCGAGGTGCCCGCGGCGCTGATGACCCCCTTCAACCGCGGAGACCGCTGA
- a CDS encoding amidohydrolase family protein → MATFDILVKGGTLPDGTVKDIGITGGLIAAMGDLSGSEAGEVIDATGDLVAPPFVDPHFHMDATLSYGTPRINASGTLLEGIALWGELKREATVDEMVDRALAYCDWAVSMGLLAVRSHVDTCDDSLKGVEALLHVREAVKPYLDLQLVAFPQDGFYRDPTARANTIRALDMGVDVVGGIPHFERTMADGADSVRELCEIAAERGLLVDLHCDETDDPMSRHIEALAFETQRLGLQGRVAGSHLTSMHSMDNYYVSKLLPLIAEAKIAAIPNPLINITLQGRHDSYPKRRGLTRVKEMQAHGITVGWGQDCVRDPWYSLGTADMLDVAFMGLHVAQMTSPQEMARCFAMVTEENAKILHLEGYGLAEGNTGSLVVLDAGDPIEALRLRPDRLCVISKGKVVSRQARNDARLALPGRPGTVRRRHAVTEG, encoded by the coding sequence ATGGCCACGTTCGACATTCTCGTCAAAGGCGGCACCCTGCCCGATGGCACCGTCAAGGACATCGGCATCACGGGCGGCCTGATCGCCGCCATGGGAGACCTTTCCGGCAGCGAGGCCGGCGAGGTGATCGACGCCACCGGCGACCTCGTGGCGCCGCCCTTCGTCGATCCGCATTTCCACATGGATGCGACGCTCAGCTACGGCACGCCGCGCATCAACGCCTCCGGCACGCTGCTCGAGGGCATCGCGCTCTGGGGCGAGCTGAAACGGGAAGCCACGGTCGACGAGATGGTCGACCGGGCGCTGGCCTATTGCGACTGGGCGGTGAGCATGGGCCTGCTGGCGGTGCGCAGTCACGTCGACACCTGCGACGACAGTCTAAAGGGCGTCGAGGCACTGCTGCACGTGCGCGAGGCGGTGAAACCCTATCTCGACCTGCAGCTCGTGGCCTTTCCGCAGGATGGCTTCTACCGCGACCCGACCGCGCGGGCGAACACGATCCGCGCGCTCGACATGGGCGTCGACGTGGTGGGTGGCATCCCGCATTTCGAGCGCACCATGGCCGATGGCGCCGACTCGGTCCGCGAGCTTTGCGAGATTGCCGCCGAGCGGGGCCTGCTGGTCGACCTGCATTGCGACGAGACCGACGACCCGATGTCGCGCCACATCGAGGCGCTGGCCTTCGAGACACAGCGGCTGGGGCTGCAGGGGCGCGTTGCGGGCTCGCACCTGACCTCGATGCACTCGATGGACAACTACTACGTCAGCAAGCTGCTGCCGCTGATCGCCGAGGCAAAGATCGCGGCGATCCCCAATCCGCTCATCAACATCACGCTGCAGGGGCGGCACGACAGCTACCCCAAGCGGCGCGGGCTGACGCGGGTGAAGGAGATGCAGGCCCATGGCATCACCGTGGGCTGGGGGCAGGACTGCGTGCGCGATCCGTGGTATTCGCTCGGCACCGCCGACATGCTCGACGTGGCCTTCATGGGGCTGCACGTGGCGCAGATGACCTCGCCGCAGGAGATGGCACGCTGCTTCGCCATGGTGACCGAGGAGAACGCGAAGATCCTGCATCTCGAGGGCTACGGGCTGGCGGAGGGCAACACCGGTTCGCTGGTGGTGCTCGATGCCGGCGACCCGATCGAGGCGCTGCGGCTGCGGCCCGACCGGCTCTGCGTGATCTCGAAGGGCAAGGTGGTGTCGCGGCAGGCCCGCAACGATGCACGGCTTGCCTTGCCGGGGCGTCCGGGCACGGTGCGCCGGCGGCACGCGGTGACGGAGGGGTAA